One Manihot esculenta cultivar AM560-2 chromosome 6, M.esculenta_v8, whole genome shotgun sequence DNA segment encodes these proteins:
- the LOC110617026 gene encoding alpha/beta hydrolase domain-containing protein 17B isoform X3 yields MGNVTSNVAAKFAFFPPDPPTYDVCREDDGRLVLPGVSADKNMDVHLLETKGGNQIVATFWKHPFARFTLLYSHGNAADLGQMHDLFIELRAHLRVNIMSYDYSGYGASSGKPSEFNTYYDIEAVYNCLKEYYEVKQEDLILYGQSVGSGPTLHLGSRLQKLRGVVLHSAILSGLRVLYPVKMTFWFDIYKGTNDDIVDFSHGKRLWELAKEKYDPLWVKGGGHCNLETYPEYIKHLGKFMNELEKASITKPAKQLTSDPSIDLKHNKCLRWKKGSNSN; encoded by the exons ATGGGAAATGTAACGTCTAATGTGGCAGCGAAATTCGCATTCTTCCCACCAGACCCGCCAACGTACGATGTGTGTAGAGAGGATGATGGGAGGTTGGTGTTGCCTGGGGTCTCAGCTGACAAGAACATGGACGTTCATTTGTTGGAGACCAAAGGCGGGAATCAGATTGTGGCTACGTTTTGGAAACATCCTTTTGCCAGGTTCACTCTCTTGTATTCACATGGAAACGCAGCTGATCTTGGCCAAATGCATGACCTCTTCATTGAGCTCAGAGCTCATTTGAGGGTCAATATCAtgag CTATGATTATTCAGGATATGGTGCTTCTTCTGGCAAG CCATCCGAGTTCAACACGTATTATGACATAGAAGCAGTGTACAATTGTTTAAAGGAGTATTATGAAGTTAAGCAAGAGGATTTGATCTTATATGGTCAATCTGTTGGAAGTGGACCTACCCTGCATCTAGGTTCTCGTTTACAGAAGTTGAGAGGTGTTGTTCTTCACAGCGCTATCCTTTCAGGCTTACGCGTCTTATACCCTGTCAAGATGACATTTTGGTTTGACATTTACAAG GGAACAAATGATgacattgttgatttttctcATGGGAAGCGCCTGTGGGAACTCGCGAAGGAAAAGTACGATCCCTTATGGGTCAAGGGTGGTGGCCATTGCAACCTTGAAACTTACCCAGAGTATATCAAACACTTGGGGAAGTTCATGAATGAATTGGAGAAGGCCTCCATCACCAAACCAGCAAAGCAGCTCACATCGGATCCGAGCATCGACTTGAAACATAACAAGTGCTTAAGATGGAAAAAGGGTAgcaattcaaattaa
- the LOC110617026 gene encoding alpha/beta hydrolase domain-containing protein 17B isoform X1 yields MGNVTSNVAAKFAFFPPDPPTYDVCREDDGRLVLPGVSADKNMDVHLLETKGGNQIVATFWKHPFARFTLLYSHGNAADLGQMHDLFIELRAHLRVNIMSYDYSGYGASSGKPSEFNTYYDIEAVYNCLKEYYEVKQEDLILYGQSVGSGPTLHLGSRLQKLRGVVLHSAILSGLRVLYPVKMTFWFDIYKLVYYLQNIDKIRLVNCPVLVMHGTNDDIVDFSHGKRLWELAKEKYDPLWVKGGGHCNLETYPEYIKHLGKFMNELEKASITKPAKQLTSDPSIDLKHNKCLRWKKGSNSN; encoded by the exons ATGGGAAATGTAACGTCTAATGTGGCAGCGAAATTCGCATTCTTCCCACCAGACCCGCCAACGTACGATGTGTGTAGAGAGGATGATGGGAGGTTGGTGTTGCCTGGGGTCTCAGCTGACAAGAACATGGACGTTCATTTGTTGGAGACCAAAGGCGGGAATCAGATTGTGGCTACGTTTTGGAAACATCCTTTTGCCAGGTTCACTCTCTTGTATTCACATGGAAACGCAGCTGATCTTGGCCAAATGCATGACCTCTTCATTGAGCTCAGAGCTCATTTGAGGGTCAATATCAtgag CTATGATTATTCAGGATATGGTGCTTCTTCTGGCAAG CCATCCGAGTTCAACACGTATTATGACATAGAAGCAGTGTACAATTGTTTAAAGGAGTATTATGAAGTTAAGCAAGAGGATTTGATCTTATATGGTCAATCTGTTGGAAGTGGACCTACCCTGCATCTAGGTTCTCGTTTACAGAAGTTGAGAGGTGTTGTTCTTCACAGCGCTATCCTTTCAGGCTTACGCGTCTTATACCCTGTCAAGATGACATTTTGGTTTGACATTTACAAG CTTGTCTATTATTTACAGAATATAGACAAAATACGGCTTGTCAATTGTCCGGTTCTGGTTATGCAT GGAACAAATGATgacattgttgatttttctcATGGGAAGCGCCTGTGGGAACTCGCGAAGGAAAAGTACGATCCCTTATGGGTCAAGGGTGGTGGCCATTGCAACCTTGAAACTTACCCAGAGTATATCAAACACTTGGGGAAGTTCATGAATGAATTGGAGAAGGCCTCCATCACCAAACCAGCAAAGCAGCTCACATCGGATCCGAGCATCGACTTGAAACATAACAAGTGCTTAAGATGGAAAAAGGGTAgcaattcaaattaa
- the LOC110617026 gene encoding alpha/beta hydrolase domain-containing protein 17B isoform X2, with the protein MGNVTSNVAAKFAFFPPDPPTYDVCREDDGRLVLPGVSADKNMDVHLLETKGGNQIVATFWKHPFARFTLLYSHGNAADLGQMHDLFIELRAHLRVNIMSYDYSGYGASSGKPSEFNTYYDIEAVYNCLKEYYEVKQEDLILYGQSVGSGPTLHLGSRLQKLRGVVLHSAILSGLRVLYPVKMTFWFDIYKNIDKIRLVNCPVLVMHGTNDDIVDFSHGKRLWELAKEKYDPLWVKGGGHCNLETYPEYIKHLGKFMNELEKASITKPAKQLTSDPSIDLKHNKCLRWKKGSNSN; encoded by the exons ATGGGAAATGTAACGTCTAATGTGGCAGCGAAATTCGCATTCTTCCCACCAGACCCGCCAACGTACGATGTGTGTAGAGAGGATGATGGGAGGTTGGTGTTGCCTGGGGTCTCAGCTGACAAGAACATGGACGTTCATTTGTTGGAGACCAAAGGCGGGAATCAGATTGTGGCTACGTTTTGGAAACATCCTTTTGCCAGGTTCACTCTCTTGTATTCACATGGAAACGCAGCTGATCTTGGCCAAATGCATGACCTCTTCATTGAGCTCAGAGCTCATTTGAGGGTCAATATCAtgag CTATGATTATTCAGGATATGGTGCTTCTTCTGGCAAG CCATCCGAGTTCAACACGTATTATGACATAGAAGCAGTGTACAATTGTTTAAAGGAGTATTATGAAGTTAAGCAAGAGGATTTGATCTTATATGGTCAATCTGTTGGAAGTGGACCTACCCTGCATCTAGGTTCTCGTTTACAGAAGTTGAGAGGTGTTGTTCTTCACAGCGCTATCCTTTCAGGCTTACGCGTCTTATACCCTGTCAAGATGACATTTTGGTTTGACATTTACAAG AATATAGACAAAATACGGCTTGTCAATTGTCCGGTTCTGGTTATGCAT GGAACAAATGATgacattgttgatttttctcATGGGAAGCGCCTGTGGGAACTCGCGAAGGAAAAGTACGATCCCTTATGGGTCAAGGGTGGTGGCCATTGCAACCTTGAAACTTACCCAGAGTATATCAAACACTTGGGGAAGTTCATGAATGAATTGGAGAAGGCCTCCATCACCAAACCAGCAAAGCAGCTCACATCGGATCCGAGCATCGACTTGAAACATAACAAGTGCTTAAGATGGAAAAAGGGTAgcaattcaaattaa